Genomic window (Spirosoma sp. KCTC 42546):
AGTAAGCTAAACAAGACGTTTTTTAGAGCGACCTACGGATTCCGTAGGTCGCTTTTTTATGGCATTTATGAAGCCATTTGTAGACGTCGTTACTTCGGAGCCATCCGAATAGCGCCATCGAGTCGGATCACTTCGCCGTTTAGCATCGGATTTTCGAGGATACTTTTAGCCAGCATGGCGTATTCCGATGGACGTCCAAGTCGCGAAGGGAACGGTACCTGCTGCCCTAATGATAGTCGGGCTTCTTCGGGAAGGGCAGCTAGTAAGGGTGTCTCAAACAGACCGGGGGCAATGGTCATGACCCGGATTCCAGACCGGGCTAAATCGCGGGCGATGGGTAGCGTCATGCCCACGATACCTCCCTTTGAGGCTGCATAAGCCGCCTGGCCGATTTGGCCGTCGTAAGCGGCTACGGAAGCCGTGTTGATAATAACACCCCGCTCACCTTCACTAGTAGGGGTATTGTGTTCCATGGCTAGTGCCGCCAGCCGAATAACGTTGAAGGTTCCGATGAGGTTAATGGAAATGACTTTTTGGAAAGCCGCCAGCGAGTGCGCGCCATACACCCCATCAACTTTGCCAACTGTTTTGCGCGCTTCGGCAACGCCCGCGCAATTGATGTTAATGTCCAAACGGCCAAACGTGCCAATGGCCATATTGACGGCTGTTTGTACATCGGCTTCATCGGTAACGTTCGTCTTGGCAAAGCGAACGGTTGCCCCTAGTTCTTCGGCAAGTGCATTGCCTCGCTCGTCGTTCAGGTCCAGAATAACAACATTGGCCCCGTTGGCTACCAGCATTCGGGTGGTGGCTTCGCCCAGGCCAGAAGCACCTCCGGAAACGATGGCGGTTGATGAGTTTAGTTCCATACGATTTACTTGGTTAATTGCTGGCTTTGTGCCTGAATGAGCCGTTGAAGTTTGGGAACGTCGATATCCTGTATGGCTTTCTTGTCATCAATGGCCAGGCAGGAAGCCTGCGCGGCCGACTGCGCCAGTACCATAAAAACGGGTTCCATTCGGATAGAGCCATACGCAATATGACTGGCCGATAAGCAAACCGGTACCAACAGGTTTTGTACACTGCCTTTCTTCGGAATAATGGCCCGGAAACTAACGGGATAAGGCGGAAACCCACCGACCTGCACATCGCCCTCGTTCCGAACCATCGGTATGCCATTGCGGTCGTTCACAATGAATCGCTGGCAATTGTGCGAGTCCATCGTGTAAGCCGCCATACCAACCGCATCCGGTACAACGACTTTACCCTCGCAATTGGCCTGGGTCATTACGTATTCGCCGATGAGCCGCCGACCTTCGCGGATGTATAGCTGGGGCGAAAAGTTATTGTTGTCCTGGTATTCATCTTTGGGATAACCCCACTGAAGCATTTCGTCCCGCAGGTGCTTCGGCATACGCGGATCGTGCCCGATGAAGTAAAAGAGCCCTTTGGTATACTGTTCGTGCTCCCGAATGATCTGGTCACGTCGGGCGTAGTCAGCGTCGGGGTAGTCGTAATTGGCCCCGATCATATCCGTTGAAAAGCCACCGCAGTTGTTGATGTCGGTTTTATGATTGGGCATCATCACAAAGTGCATCAGATTCCAGGTCAACTCCTTCGGTATCTTTTGGGCGATTTGCCGTAGCAGTAATTCGTATTTGGTGGAATCGTATCCATCCGGACGGGTAATCGGAATGCGATTGGCCGGGTCGTCGGTCAGGCACAGGCGGAAGTTGTAGGCTTGTACCGTTCGGTCGGCAGTGCCGTTGGGTGCCAGTGAGGCCGGGCCAATGCCCCACACTATTCCACTTTCGGGCTTGCCGGGCTGGTTGTAGGGATCTACGCCATCGGGAAACTGGTGCTTGTCCCGGAACTGCACGCCGTTGAGGGGTTCATTATACTGGCTGGACGCTTCCCGCCCAACCGTATAGGCTACGCCTGCTCTGGCCATCAGATCGCCTTCGTAAGAGCAGTCAATAAATTGTTTAGCCTCAATCGTTTGCGTTTCAGGACTAGGTACACTGTTCGATTGCTGGTCTTTTGTATACCACTGTGCCAGAACCCGTTCGAGTTTAATCCGCTTTATCTTGTTCGCTATGACTTCGGCAGATGTGATTCTGTAGGCATATAAAGGGGCAACGCCAGCTTCCTGTAGGTACTGCTTGAAAATTGTTTCGGCAACGTGCGGTTCAAATGTCCACTGTTCCGGCTTGCCATAATGCCGACCCACGCGCCGATAAAAATCTCTGGACAAACCCGTGATTGCCTGCTTGTTGCCAATATCGGTTGCTCCCAAACCACCCGATGACATACCGCCGAGATGAAGACCCGGTTCAATCAGCACAACCGACTTACCCGCTTTTTTGGCCGAATAAGCCGCAATCACGCCTGCTGACGTGCCTCCATACACACACACATCGACGACGTGTACTGGCTGTGCGTACAAGAGAGACGAAAATTGGGATAACAGGATGACCCCTGCAAAAGCGGATCGACTGATTGACGAAGCAAAAACAAACCCATTCATAGTAAATTTAGGATTAGTCTACAAAATTGCCAGTAGTTCCTTCCAGTGTTTGATATCGTACGTAGGCTTGTCGTCAACGACTTTGCCTTGTGGATTATAAAATACGGTGTCTAAGCCAACGCTCTTGGCACCCAGAATATCCGCTTCGTAATTGTCGCCGATCATCAAACTCTCACCAGCCGTCGTGCCGCTAATGTCCATAGCGTACTGAAACACCAGCGGGTCTGGTTTTTTTGCACTGGCGGTTTCGCTGGTAACCACATGCGTAAAATAATGGGCAATCTCTGAGCTACTCATCTTCGTGGCCTGAATATCAGCAAAGCCATTCGTGATGATGTGCATGGTGTAGCGCCCGTTCAGGTAATCCAGGATTTCCCGTGCAGACTCCAGCAGATGAGTTTTGTGAGGGAGTAGTTTCAGGTACTCGGCGTTAAGATCGGCCTGAACGGCTGATTCGTCGATACCCAGTGCTTGGTATACCATCGGGAAACGATGTTGCCGAATATATCCATGCTCGATCAGATTCTTGTCGTAATCGGCCCAGAGCTGATGATTGATGGCAATGAAGTGACGGCTGAACTCCTCCGCCGACGGAATCCCTGCATCCGCCAGCCGGAACGTATCGAAGAGTTCGGCAATGCATTCCGCCGAGTTTCGATCAAAGTCCCATAAGGTGTGGTCAAGGTCAAAAAAGAGGTGTTTATACATGGGGATGGGTTTACTGTATTTGGTTTATGGTATTCGGTGGCTGACGCGGAAGATTGCTGGTGCCAGCCCACCGAATACCAAATACCGTAAACCAAATACCCAGCTACCGTAATCACTAAAAATCCAATTTCAGTCGCTCAACGGGCTGATTATTCACGAGGTGACTATCAACGATTTCGGCAACGTCTGACAGTTGTACATTACCGTAATACGTGCCTTCTGGGTAAACGACCAGGGTGGGACCGAAGGCACAGGCATCGAGGCAACCCGTTCGTTGCGCCCGCATTTCTTTTAACAGGCCCCGCTCAGCAAGCGCTGCTTTGAAGGCGTCGACTAGTTCGTTGCCGTGTGCTTCACCACAGGATTTTTTTGGCGCGGCTTTCTGATTGTTACAGATGAAAACGTGCTTTTGATATTTCATAGATCTGATTGAATTCGTTCTCAAAGGTACGAATGAACCCGATGCCAGCGTCATATTCTTTAGTACACTCAATGTCAGCAGATGTGCCTACTGTACCGGTAAAAAAATAATTAAACCTCAAGGCTAACATTTTGTTATGGATTAGATGTCTTGGCGAGTTTGTGTTTGCTAACCTGCTGACTATGTGTGTATTCTTATTGTAGTTGTATCATGAATCGCCCGCCTGCTTCGTTTCTGGAACTGGAATTAGTAAGCAACCTGAAGGCTAACAACCAACTGGCTTTTTCTAAATTGTATGATCAATATGCCGCCATATTGTTGGGCGTTATCACGAAAATAATTACTGACAAAACGGAAGCAGTTGTCCTGCTCGAAACAACCTTTAGGCGTATCCGTTTGCAACTGGATCAGTTCCGGCCAGATAAACAGCCATTGTTTCTGTGGCTGTTACAAATTGCACGAACTACGGCTTTAGATGCGCTTAAAGAACGACAACAGGTTAAGGCCGCTGTGTTGCAACTCGCTGAAACCGGAAAAGTAGTAAGCCCGGTCTGGCAAAAAACTACCTCGACGTCGTCAATAGATAACCATACGGATTCCGTTGATCCTCAGTTGAAAGCATTGCTTGATGCTATTCTTTTTAAGAATTGCACGCCCGAAGAGGCCGCTGCTTCGTTAGGCCTGCCCGTTGAAACGGTTCGGCAACAGTTGCGGGTTGCTATGCAGCAATTGCGTACAATTTCCAGGACTTAAGCACAGGTAAAAAGCCTTATCGACCTCGTTGAACGGCCTGATGGAAGGAACTCCAGGCCTGATTTAACTCATCTTCAATGTGCTGCCAATCGGCTTCGGTAGCTCCGCCTGGTTTCTGTCGTACATCATCGCATAAGCGCATGGCGTCGGCTCGTAAACGCCCGTATGTACCAAAGGATGCGGGAGGTTGATTATACAGAGCAGCCGACGTTTGGACTAAAGCGTTCGCTAAATCTGAATAGCTATAACGCTCGCGCTGGCGGTGAACAATCCACCACTCCAGCTCCAGTTTGGCTACGTTCGGTACATTAAATTGTTCGGTGCTAAGTGCCTGAATGGATTCATAATACGAAATCAGATCGGGTAAGGTTTTCTGGTACTCCATTCTTGATTTTCCTTTCTTAAAATCGAAAGCTGCTTTAGACGCTTGAAAACCTAATATGAACGACCGCCAGAAAGGTGCATGAAATTGCTGCCGTAGTCCACCCGCCAATTGCCAAAACAGAAGCACCGGTTTCTTCTGATAGTAGGACCGCCACATGGCTGTTTCCAGTCGGGCTACTTCGTTTGGGTTGAATTCACGCAGGCTGTTCTTTCTGGGCACATACAAATCCACTGCAACCCAAAGGACTAGTGCGAGTAGTGCCCCCCATAATAGCAAGCGAATTGGGTTTGGAGTGTGAGTAGGGATGGAGTTTGTTTTGGTTGATATAGAAGCTCCCATGACCTTTGATGAAGTAACTGATCGAATTTATGCAAGTGAGTGGTTTGTCATTCCGACCTCAGGAGGAATCTCAAGCTTGATTAATCAGGAACTCGAGATTCCTCCTGAGGTCGGAATGACAAAAAATATGCCTTTTAGCTAGAAAATGGACTTTTAACCGCTCCAGCCTGAGTTGGGCAACTGATGAGATATATACTATACCAAACGATCATTTGGTTTTGTGGATATGCAAACCCCCATCAGATTGCCTGCTTGATGCAGATCAGTCCAATGGGGGTTTAACTCATCTCTGGCAACTATGATTATTTCTTCGCCACTGCCTTTGCCGAAGCGGTGGCCGATTTTTTCTTATGGGTTGCCGACGGAGCCGTTGGATTTTGCTGCGTCATGGTAACGGGGTCCCAATACACTACCTTTTGCTCGAAGTAGCTTTCGTTAGACGCCAGTACGGGAGCGGCTGCCCGGAACCCGAATACAGGATCTTCAACGGTGCCCTGACTACCTTTGCGGACGTTTTCGAAGAAGTTGCCGAAATGCTTGGCGTGTGCATCGTCATCTTTCGGTGCTTCGAATTTGACTTCTTTTACCGGTTCTGCCTTACGGGTTTCGGGTGGGTATTTGGCATCGTACTGTTTCACAAATTCCTGCTGAACCGGTTCTGTAAAGGTAAAGAAGCTGTCGTAGTTGCCGTAACCTGGTGCAATGGGCAGTTTCTTTTTGGTCATAATGAGGTTATCTTCCGAAAACTCGATCTGGCCCTCGTTGCCAATAATACGCGTTACGTTGCTGATCTTACCGGCGTTGGCAAAATTGACTCGCAACACCATCTGGAAGGCCTCATGTTTGTCGGTTTTCGGGTAATCCATTAGGCTCGTCATCACATCGGGCACATCACGACCTTCTTTCCAGTAGGCAAGGTTACCTGACGAGAAAATTCGCGTTGGTCCCAGAGTATTCGTGACAAAGTGGACACCCGTAATGAGGTGAATAAACAAATCGCCCGCGACACCCGTGCCGTAGTCGCGGTAGTTGCGCCAGCGGAAAAACCGATTCGCATCGAAGGGGCGCTTGGGCGCATCACCTAGAAACCGGTCCCAGTCTACGGTTTGTGGCGAGGCATCGGGTGGGACGGAGTAGTTCCAGGCACCAATGGCGTTGAAACGGTCGTTGTTGGATTCAATGTAATTGATTGCGCCAATATCACCCGCTTCAACCAGTCGTTTCGCTTCCTGAAAGGCAGCACTACTGATGCGCTGACTGCCTACCTGCATAGTTTTGCCCGATTTTTTCCAGGCGTCGATAACGGCTTTACCTTCGTTCAGGTGCTGTACCATCGGTTTCTCGCAATACACATGTTTACCTGCTTTGAGCGCTGCAATGGTAATATGATCGTGCCAGTGATCGGGGGTAACAACCAGCACAGCGTCGATATCCGGGCGAGTCAGGATTTCGCGGTAATCGCGGGTTGTAAAGAGGTCTTTGTCTTTACCAAAAGCCGTTTTTGCGTGCTCAAGCCGACCCGTGTACAAATCAGCTGCGGCAACGAGTTCGACATCTGGATTCCGAAGGGCAGCCATGGTATCGTAATTGCCCTGAATGCCCATGCCAATCGTCGCAAAGCGGATTTTGTCGTTGGGACTTACCTTTATTAAATTCGGAATGTAGGCTGGAAAACCGAATGGTTTGGCAAGCCCCTCGCTGGCAACGAGCGCTGAAGCTGCCGATAAGCTTTTTATGAATTTGCGTCTGTTAGCCTGCATAGAGATGAGGGTTTTTAGTATACCAGATAAAGCGACTTCTCGGTATAATTTACCCTTAAAAATTTATTGTCCACAGAGGCACAGAGAACACTGAGTTATAGAGTATCTCCCTTTATTCTGTGTCCTCTGTGCCTCTGTGGACAATAAATTTAGAATCTCAGAACCAGTCCGAACCTATTTCTTTTCAAACTGCACGGATACCCACTGGCGGTCGGTTGGGACTTTGTGGGTGGCGTTCCAGACAAACATTGCCTGGTCAAGCGCTACGTTTAATTGCTGTTTGGTTTGTCGGCGAGCCAGGTTCAGTTTGCGGGCTACGGTTTCTTCGTAAATCAGTTTTTGCTCATTCGTATAAAATCGAACGATGCTTTGGTCGCTTTTTGGGGCGGTTTCAACCACCCAGAATCCATCTTTAGCAACGGGTTGCTCTTTTGTTGTTTGTGCCTGTGCGGCAAATGAACTAGTAGTGAATACGAGGGCCATAAAGGCCAGGCGGAGTTGTGAGCTAGTGTTCATGGTGTTTGTGTGTTTACGTTTAGTTATTAACTGACCCAAAAGTAAACACACGGCTAATTGCCCGCTCAGAATTTCGCCCGGTGACCACGGCTGGGTACTATACGGCATGATCTGGTCTGCTAACGTCGTTTGGCGCTACATTTCGTTGTTCGGCGACGGTAGTTCGTCGTCTGTCGATAAATGGATTCGGCTGTAGGCAAAACCACTCCGTTTGTCTATCTTCGATTAGCTAACTGGCTGACTTATGCAACGTTTGACCCAGGAATTTGTCTTCTCCAATCAACCGCGCCAACGGCTGGCACGGCATGGTTTATTCTGGTTGGCATGGGCGTTGTTCTTTACGCTCACCTACGGTTTTTTGCCCGCTAATTACCTGATCCACGAAGGCGTCGCCTGGCCGTTAGCGCTTCTGAAAGGCTTCTTCATTTCGGGTATTGATTCGGTGCTGTTTATGCCAGCCCATATGTTCCTGACCTATGCTCTGCTGTACTGGGTAATCCCGCGTTATCTGCTTACCAACCGATATATCTTGGCATTCATTAGCATTGTTGGGTTAATAATTGCCACGGCCTTTCTTTCGGCGGTATTAGCCAAATTCATTGTTTATCCTGTGCGCATGGCCTTGCATGGGCGGTATTCAGGCAATACGTTCTTTTTTGCCATGATGGCGGGTATGCGAGGAGCAACGACCATTGGTGGGTTTGCAGCCGCTATTAAACTGGTAAAAATCTGGTATCTGAAGCAACAGGCTTACGAGCAAATAGACCGGGAGAAATTACAGGCCGAATTACAACTGCTTAAATCGCAGGTGCACCCGCATTTTCTGTTCAATACGCTGAATAACCTCTATGCGCTCACACTCCACAAATCCGATCAGTCGCCAGCCGTGGTGCTGAAGTTGTCGGAATTGCTGAGTTACATGTTATACGAATGCAATGCGTCGGAAGTGCCGCTACAGAAAGAGATTGCGTTTATGCGTAACTATATTGGGCTGGAGCAGCTTCGCTATGGCGATCGGCTGGATATGTCGGTGACTATTTCTGGCGATTACCAGCATAAACTAATTGCACCGTTGCTACTGATTCCATTCCTGGAAAATGCCTTTAAACACGGCACCAGTGAACAGGTTGAGCAGGCCTGGATGCACATCGATCTGTCGGTTCAGGGAAACCAGCTGAAATTTAAAGTCATAAACAGCCGGGAGTCAACGTTGGAGGAGGGTGTGCACAGCGGTGGTATCGGTTTGCAGAACGTGCAAAAACGATTGAAACTACTATATCCTAACCGTCATGAGTTACGAATTGTGGCCGAAGAGGAAACGTTTATGGTTACGTTATCGCTGGAATTAGGGCCGACACTAATCGCGGATTTTCAACCGGTCAACCAACTCGCCGAAACAACCTGATCTAGTACCACTATGGCCCCAATACGTTGTCTGCTCGTTGATGATGAACCACCTGCATTGGCTGTCATTGAGTCGCACATCAACATGATCGATGGTCTGGAAATCGTGAGCAAATGTCACAACGCCATTCAGGCGTTTGGCGTGTTGCAAACCACACCCGTTGACCTGATGTTTCTGGACATTAAAATGCCAAAACTGCTGGGTACCGATTTCGTTCGTAGTCTTCGCCAGCCACCCAAAATCATTTTTACGACTGCCTACCGCGATTATGCCCTGGACGGTTTCGACCTGGATGTGGTCGACTATTTACTCAAGCCTATTTCGTTCGAGCGATTCCTGCGGGCAGTTTCCAAGGTAATGCGGGTTGAAACGAGTTTACTCAACGTTGGGCAAACC
Coding sequences:
- a CDS encoding 3-hydroxyacyl-CoA dehydrogenase, with product MELNSSTAIVSGGASGLGEATTRMLVANGANVVILDLNDERGNALAEELGATVRFAKTNVTDEADVQTAVNMAIGTFGRLDININCAGVAEARKTVGKVDGVYGAHSLAAFQKVISINLIGTFNVIRLAALAMEHNTPTSEGERGVIINTASVAAYDGQIGQAAYAASKGGIVGMTLPIARDLARSGIRVMTIAPGLFETPLLAALPEEARLSLGQQVPFPSRLGRPSEYAMLAKSILENPMLNGEVIRLDGAIRMAPK
- a CDS encoding FAD-dependent oxidoreductase, producing the protein MNGFVFASSISRSAFAGVILLSQFSSLLYAQPVHVVDVCVYGGTSAGVIAAYSAKKAGKSVVLIEPGLHLGGMSSGGLGATDIGNKQAITGLSRDFYRRVGRHYGKPEQWTFEPHVAETIFKQYLQEAGVAPLYAYRITSAEVIANKIKRIKLERVLAQWYTKDQQSNSVPSPETQTIEAKQFIDCSYEGDLMARAGVAYTVGREASSQYNEPLNGVQFRDKHQFPDGVDPYNQPGKPESGIVWGIGPASLAPNGTADRTVQAYNFRLCLTDDPANRIPITRPDGYDSTKYELLLRQIAQKIPKELTWNLMHFVMMPNHKTDINNCGGFSTDMIGANYDYPDADYARRDQIIREHEQYTKGLFYFIGHDPRMPKHLRDEMLQWGYPKDEYQDNNNFSPQLYIREGRRLIGEYVMTQANCEGKVVVPDAVGMAAYTMDSHNCQRFIVNDRNGIPMVRNEGDVQVGGFPPYPVSFRAIIPKKGSVQNLLVPVCLSASHIAYGSIRMEPVFMVLAQSAAQASCLAIDDKKAIQDIDVPKLQRLIQAQSQQLTK
- a CDS encoding YjjG family noncanonical pyrimidine nucleotidase, with the protein product MYKHLFFDLDHTLWDFDRNSAECIAELFDTFRLADAGIPSAEEFSRHFIAINHQLWADYDKNLIEHGYIRQHRFPMVYQALGIDESAVQADLNAEYLKLLPHKTHLLESAREILDYLNGRYTMHIITNGFADIQATKMSSSEIAHYFTHVVTSETASAKKPDPLVFQYAMDISGTTAGESLMIGDNYEADILGAKSVGLDTVFYNPQGKVVDDKPTYDIKHWKELLAIL
- a CDS encoding ferredoxin, whose protein sequence is MKYQKHVFICNNQKAAPKKSCGEAHGNELVDAFKAALAERGLLKEMRAQRTGCLDACAFGPTLVVYPEGTYYGNVQLSDVAEIVDSHLVNNQPVERLKLDF
- a CDS encoding RNA polymerase sigma factor; the encoded protein is MNRPPASFLELELVSNLKANNQLAFSKLYDQYAAILLGVITKIITDKTEAVVLLETTFRRIRLQLDQFRPDKQPLFLWLLQIARTTALDALKERQQVKAAVLQLAETGKVVSPVWQKTTSTSSIDNHTDSVDPQLKALLDAILFKNCTPEEAAASLGLPVETVRQQLRVAMQQLRTISRT
- a CDS encoding Gfo/Idh/MocA family protein, producing MQANRRKFIKSLSAASALVASEGLAKPFGFPAYIPNLIKVSPNDKIRFATIGMGIQGNYDTMAALRNPDVELVAAADLYTGRLEHAKTAFGKDKDLFTTRDYREILTRPDIDAVLVVTPDHWHDHITIAALKAGKHVYCEKPMVQHLNEGKAVIDAWKKSGKTMQVGSQRISSAAFQEAKRLVEAGDIGAINYIESNNDRFNAIGAWNYSVPPDASPQTVDWDRFLGDAPKRPFDANRFFRWRNYRDYGTGVAGDLFIHLITGVHFVTNTLGPTRIFSSGNLAYWKEGRDVPDVMTSLMDYPKTDKHEAFQMVLRVNFANAGKISNVTRIIGNEGQIEFSEDNLIMTKKKLPIAPGYGNYDSFFTFTEPVQQEFVKQYDAKYPPETRKAEPVKEVKFEAPKDDDAHAKHFGNFFENVRKGSQGTVEDPVFGFRAAAPVLASNESYFEQKVVYWDPVTMTQQNPTAPSATHKKKSATASAKAVAKK
- a CDS encoding sensor histidine kinase; translation: MQRLTQEFVFSNQPRQRLARHGLFWLAWALFFTLTYGFLPANYLIHEGVAWPLALLKGFFISGIDSVLFMPAHMFLTYALLYWVIPRYLLTNRYILAFISIVGLIIATAFLSAVLAKFIVYPVRMALHGRYSGNTFFFAMMAGMRGATTIGGFAAAIKLVKIWYLKQQAYEQIDREKLQAELQLLKSQVHPHFLFNTLNNLYALTLHKSDQSPAVVLKLSELLSYMLYECNASEVPLQKEIAFMRNYIGLEQLRYGDRLDMSVTISGDYQHKLIAPLLLIPFLENAFKHGTSEQVEQAWMHIDLSVQGNQLKFKVINSRESTLEEGVHSGGIGLQNVQKRLKLLYPNRHELRIVAEEETFMVTLSLELGPTLIADFQPVNQLAETT
- a CDS encoding LytTR family DNA-binding domain-containing protein, producing MAPIRCLLVDDEPPALAVIESHINMIDGLEIVSKCHNAIQAFGVLQTTPVDLMFLDIKMPKLLGTDFVRSLRQPPKIIFTTAYRDYALDGFDLDVVDYLLKPISFERFLRAVSKVMRVETSLLNVGQTEALPVHSIEKQTVAPSENTFLYFRADRKMVKVFIRDILYVESLKDYVKIITTSAKPLVVKQSISSLEDMLPEAGFLRIHRSFVVAVDKITAYTPTQVDVAGQELPIGRLYHKEVGRVLKME